The following coding sequences are from one Musa acuminata AAA Group cultivar baxijiao chromosome BXJ1-6, Cavendish_Baxijiao_AAA, whole genome shotgun sequence window:
- the LOC103989339 gene encoding light-regulated protein, chloroplastic has protein sequence MQAAAAVCFAGSLPLRSTKAIAPRSSKPRRTFHKSRVVAATAPESSTIDYSSSTSVFPVEACDVVGGEACNAKMYPEVKLAAAAASSADSRAASEEAVDRDYLEYNDPKTVFPGEACDDLGGEFCEAEYQDGVY, from the exons ATGCAGGCAGCAGCAGCTGTGTGTTTCGCTGGTTCATTGCCCCTCAGGAGCACCAAGGCAATCGCGCCCAGGTCATCCAAGCCACGCAGGACCTTCCACAAGTCCAGGGTGGTCGCCGCCACCGCACCAGAGTCCTCGACCATCGATTACAGCTCCTCCACCTC TGTGTTTCCGGTGGAGGCTTGTGATGTAGTTGGTGGAGAGGCGTGCAACGCGAAGATGTATCCTGAAGTGAAACTCGCCGCGGCGGCAGCGAGCAGCGCCGACTCCAGGGCGGCTTCGGAGGAGGCCGTCGACAGAGACTACCTCGAGTACAACGATCCCAAAAC TGTGTTCCCTGGAGAGGCATGTGATGATCTCGGAGGAGAGTTCTGCGAAGCGGAGTACCAGGATGGTGTTTACTAG